The sequence below is a genomic window from Phaeodactylum tricornutum CCAP 1055/1 chromosome 14, whole genome shotgun sequence.
GGATGCACCTTGGTTCGAGAGGCTGCCGGGGCCGCTTTCGCAATTTGATGCTGGGTCACCGTGCCGGATCGACTGACCAGGTATCGGACGGCTATCTGGGAAGCAAATTGCAGCTGTCGttgatgctgttgctgtACTAGCAGCTTGGTAAAAGTAGCAGAGGCTTGTCGCAGCATGATTGTGGACAAAATTATTTGTGCTTGGATGTTGAAGAAGGATATCGAAAATCTACGGTGTTGGAACTAAATTTTGTGCGAAACCGACACTGCCTCACAAATAAAGCACGTGTCACTTTCCCTTGCCTTTGTAAAGACAATCTCCCAATTTTCGACAAAAGGATAGAGTGTTTGAGGGACAAGCGCGTTTCCAAAAGTGTGAACTGCTGGATACGGATGGATTCGCAAAAAAAGCTTTTCGAGCGCTTCGACGATTTTATTGTTTTTGTGGGCAGATGCAACCGACcacaattcacagtcatcaaACCACGCAAGTGTCGAATGCGATCTCTCTTTTGAGAAAGCACAACGCCCAACCCGCGAGGTTTTAGTGGTGCGCAGAGCACCTCCGGAAGTAGGTGGTGGTCTTCCAGAAAGTGCGATTGGTCGACGATATCGTATCTTTAAGTGCTGGTGTCAGAAGCATATCTGAATCATATGCATGGGACGTCATTTGATTGCCGCTTCATCCAGAAATTGCAATTGCATCGGCTCAGCCGAAATTCTGATTGCATTCAATCCCACGACACCTTTTCGAGTGACTGAACTACGTCAGCAACAATTTGGAAGAACCTTTGATGGAATCATCCGAACTCAGGAATCCGgaaagtcacagtcaattacGGTTGCGGCGCGCCGGACGAGTACCAAACGCAGAGTGATCAACTTATGCCCAGCCGGCGTGTCCGCTCGAATTGGCGATTCTGTATTTAACCAACAAATGGTTTAGGAAACACAAGAAGGCCGTCGTTCACGTTGGCACCGTGTCTAATTAATGTAAACGGCCCTCTCCAAAATGGCTCTCACCCAAGTCGCATCGCACTCGCCAGTTCTCGGTGTACAGCGCTCTCTCGCGTGAGCGACAAAGACATACCCGAATTTCACACGCATAAGCCTCGCTCACATTTTATTCATACACCCCACTACCGATCGATCGTATCAAACATGCAAGCAGAAGGCGAGAATTCAAGCAGTAGTCGGGTATCAAAAGCCACCAAGCTCTTTGCGGTGGCCTTGGTCGGATCGGCTTTGTTGGTCGCCAGCGTTCTGCAACTAGAAGAGGTGCGTAGCTTCGATGGAACCAAATTGCCTGCGAGTTTCAATAAGCTGTGATGCGCTCGTCGGATGGTGTACTGCAGATGGTACCGATAGTATTGACTCATGCTTGAATTGCGTAATCTTCTTCACCGCAGAATCAACATGCCGCCGAAACTCGTCAATTGCGCCAAAAGCCAAAGTCAGGCTTTCGCGTCGGCGGTCTAAAAGGCGTCAAGAACTCTCGATCCCTGCAAACGAATACCGGAACTATCGATTTAGATGCAGGAGGCAGCGGAACCGGCGAGGTAGGCATCAATGCCCAGGCGCCCGTAGGAGGCAACGGTGGGGCGAAAGGAACTTCCAAGAGCGGCGGAACTCTCGTTGCCAACGGCTCGGCCGCTGCCATTGATGGCCGGGCCAAAGGAATGTTTGCGGGTGGTGCCGATCTCCTAGCCGAAACCGAAAATACGGGCACTGTCGAAGGTTCCACGAAAGGTTACGGAAGTGGTGTGGGTGAATTTGCTGGACAGTTTGGTGATTCAACTCCCGCTCCGAATGCTGCGACGGCGGTACCCGAACCATATGCTTCTATTGAAGGAGGTGGTAACGTAAAAACAAACATTGCCGGAGTTGGTGCTGGTAGCCCGGATTCCACAGGCAATAGCACGATCCAAGGTAACGGTTCAGGTTCCGGTTTCGCAGCCGGTGTCGGAACGATCAACAACAGCACAGAACCCACCGGAACCGTGCTCGCGTATGGATACATGACTTCAGCAGGAAGTATGGGAGGAGAAGCGACAGTCTACGGCCCCGATGCGAACGGTACTAGCTTTAATACTACCTTTGCTGGAGCAACAGACAATGAGTTTAGCGGTGGAGCTGGAAACGGCTACGTGCCAGAGGCGGAAGAAGCGGCACCGTAGTTTTCTTCTATGTGTATCTTTGTACCAAAGGTGGTGATCATCGCGGAAAGGAAAAGTAGTCGATTTGTCTCGGAGACGATTTCTTTCATACCAAACAAATAGATGTTGTCGCTACCGTCTCATAAAAAATGCTGTAGTAAGGTTAGATGAGAGACAAAAGTCAAATCTTCTGGAGTTAGTTATACGGAGCTCATCTAGAGTAAAAGTTCGCGATTTGCAACAACGATTAGTGTAGGTTTTTATGGGGAAGGGATGTCTGTATGGGCAAGGCCCGCTCAGAGTCTGGTAGAATCTTGTCGCCGTCCGACTCCGCGATCAATGACTGCTTGCCAATAATTTTTGTCTCCTCGTGTCGGTcagctttccaaaagcaaacaGCAAACCCTAGACCTACAAGGATTTCGAAGGAAACGGATGACTGTGAACCTTTTACACAGCgcacaaagaaaaaattgacgACCAAGCCTACCGTGCCACTCCAGAGAGAAACAGATAGGGCATTGCATGTGAATGAGAAAGCATGAAAGAAAAGGAGCTCCTGTTGATACCGGAGCCTGGACAAAAGCCCGCGTTCCTCGCGACAATACGCGTAGTCGATCCGAGCCCAGCCGTCGTAAACCTATGGAACGCCATTGCCTCCGACAAGATTGTGCTCGAAGGATACACCCGAGACGGCTGGGCCTGGAAGCCGTCACCCACTCTTACCAATTTGACCGTCGAGTCGACAGATGGCCGGAAGAAGGTACGAGGATTCGCGGAGCATCTCAAAGAGCGTCAAAAGTCGGCGTACGGTCGCTTCGGCACCACGGGGGTCTGGGTGGTTTCGTATATTCAGAAAAAGACTGACAATGATTCAAGGATGGATTGTCGTGTATCGCTAGATTTTACCAAAGTTCCACATTGCTCTCTGAAATTACGGAGCTTGGCTGTCCCACCTTCCAAAAATGAACCACCAGCAAAACCTATCGAAGCCCGTCCGGCTGGGAAAAAAAGTGGTTTCCTGGGGAAGCTCGTTGGTGCCCAGCAGCGAACTAATCATCACGTAGCGATGGCTTCCACGGCACGCAAATCGGCATCTCCTTCTCTATCGTCCAATAGTGCGCACGCTGGGTCTATCGGAGAGTCAGCAGCCACTAAGACGGCTCAGAAAGTTTTGGCCGAATTTCGACAAGCTTGTCAAGACAAAATGTTGGATTTTGATCTTGCTGCCGAAGAGAAGCTCGAAGTCCCCGTCACGCTAGCCACGTATACTGCAGGCTTGTCCTTCGAAGACAAAGCCAAAGTCACCATGGAAATACTTAAATACATGGTTTACGAAGCCGCCGAAGAAGTCAACGAAGAATGGATTGCGTACAAAGAACCTGGTGGTTTCATGGACGAGGCTACATTTGCAATCTACAAGGAAGGTGCAGCACCTCCTGAAGTGTTAGAAGAACTGAACAAAGGGGAGCTTCCCGACGAGGTTATTGGCCAGCAACGCGCTATGCAGGATGAACGTGTAAGGCAAGCCAACCAGGCCGAACAGCGACACAAAACTCAACTGGAGTTAGCGGCGCACCGACaaacggacgaagaagaaaacgatgatTTCGCCGCCCTAAATTCGAATAAACGCGATCGAAGAACTATCGAAGACTACGAACGTGAAAAGCGGCAAAGAATGAAGTAGTCCGCTGTGCATCCTACAATGGGGTGTGGCTAAAGCGGTTTATGTCTTTTTTTCTAAGGCAGGCTAGCTTTTGTCTTCAGTGGAATTGTTCCTGTTTGCCCATCAAGGCTGCTTTGATTGGGATGTCAGCCGTGAGTAGGATAATTGGTAAGAGCATACAGCTGAAGTTTAAAATCATCTACGCGCTTTTTTGCAGGGGAAAGCGGAGTAACCGCCCCACCGATCTCATGGCTTCAGATGTGTCGGGCGCATTGTCATATGGATTCTGGGCAACAGTGCTTTGTCACATCGCTTCCTAGCCTAATATAAAGCAATCATTTTTTGTAGACAGCTGAATCCTGGCgactctactagctagttACCATGAATCTAAAACTACTTATGGTATTGACTCGTAGATATTATTTTTCGATTTCCAAAGTGGCCTTCATAGCGACTGAAAATATGAATCGCCCTAAGGGCGGATTTTGATTGGCTACACAGAAAAATGTTGATGCTCGCCAATCTTGAGCAGAACAATACATTAAACGCTAATTTGATGTGATCATATGTAATTACATCCCAACGTGCAGCTACGCTCCTAATATTTAAAGAAATAAGATCGAATTTCGACATTATGCCACAAAATGTGGGTACAATAAATGTTTCGGCGGCTGTTCACTCTGCCTCAATTGGTGGCCAGAGCCGTAAACGAAGAAAATCTGAAGACCCAGGCTACTCCCTTTACTGTCAATAGCTGGCACGAGGGAATTGCTTCGCTGACATTGTTTCGGCAATTTGCTTGTCTTCTCCATTGCAGAACATGGTATTGACAGCTCCGTATTCTCCTTCTCCTCGTTCCGGTGATGCTGCAACCGGATCCATGCCAAATGGCGGTAGCATTATAGCCAGCAGGCCTTCAAACTTCGCCACCGGTTCAAACGTTGTGGAAAATACATACATTGCCCGTCTCATCATAAAAATGAACGAATGCCTATTGAAGCTCGGACAGGACATCGAGGATGATTCAGTTATCGAGCAAGTAGAGAGAATGAGCACTTTGATATACGAAAGCATGTCCACTAGCGGTCGCAATTATCATTCCGTCCAGCACGTCTTTGACGTTTCCAGAAATTTGGAAGATCCTATTGCAACTTTAGCTGCTCTCTTTCACGATTGCATTTACCATCAGGTAGATGGTGGTCTTTCGAAATTGCAAGTCCAGAAGCTTGAAGGAGTAGTCCATTGGCACGAATCTGTGCATGCAGTCAGAACAGACAAGACTCCAGGTTCAATTTACTATACCTCAGAGAGCGTGAAGCAGTCCATATTTCACCCACACACATCAGATCCCTTGCTTGGCATGGTGGAAGTGATTTTTGGTTACCATGAAATTCAAGAAATGAACAATCTGAATGGTGTGAACGAATTTCTCTCGACCGTCCTGGCACTTCGCGAACTTACCAATCTTCTAAACACTGTCCAACTTGCCCAAATTGCTGTTTGTATTGAAGCCACGATACCCTTTCGACCATTGCACAGCGAAACGGGGCAATCCCCGATGGAACTACTCTACGAGAGACTTACTCAGGTGAACGACACGTATCAACTTGGTCTTAGTAAAGTCGAACTGGTAGAGTCTATCCAACGAGCCGTTCGGGTAGCAAACCGAGACTGTGAGAACTTCGGCAGCCCTGATTGCCAATGGTTTCTCGACAACACCTGGAGTATCTTGCCTGAATGCAACAAATCCCTGCGTAGTCACTCCCTATATACGGTGGGCGAGTTTCAATGTGCACTCTACAGTATGTACGGATTTTTTTCGTTCTTGCAGCCCTCACTTATATTTCAACAATTCCGTGGCGTACCGTCACCGGAGGAGTACCAGCTTTTAGTCGATCAAGCTACGCGTAATCTGCAAGTCGGGCGCCAGTATGTGGGTGCCAAGCTTGTCTCGCTTTCAGTCGTGGCGGCTTTTGCCGAGTTGACGGGTGGTGATGCGCCCATTAGCCTCTTCATTGGGGATTTGCCATCGCGTCACTCAGATCCAGTCGACGGCTCATGGATCGAAATTGTATCATCAGAATTCATTGACGACGAGCGGAAAGCGTCCGACTGCGACCCCGACGTCTACACACTACTCGCTCAGGGTCGACGGACGGAGGCTTCCTTCGACGTTCGCCAGTCGCCATTGGCGGCGGGCTTTTATGGTAGACTGGGCGACCGAGGGCTGGTCGAAATTCTTCAGGCCTTCGATTTATTTCCCATGACAGTCGATACGGCGCGTGCGTTGCTCTCACGGCTTCCTCGTGGGCTAATTATGAAATTGGCCAACAAAATGGCCAAAGTAGCTGTGCCGCGGGCGACACGCATTCAACAAGTCATCGATGAACTGTCCACGGAAAGCAGTTGAGATCTTGGCGGCGCGTTTTGTATGCAATAATACTGTACTAACATATTTCACTTTGGGAATAGTCCTTCCATCTTGCTAGCTGGAGGACAGGAACTACAAAAAGTGTTCATTGACTACCCTCTGGTTGAGACTCTGAGGTGCCTATTTTACGCCGATCCCACTCTAGTTATATtagctaacagtaaagatgCTGGGAACTGTTTTCTACCGAATCCAGTATGCTCAGTTCTAAGGCAAGCGACTGTGCCGCAGATCCATCATTAGTACCTCTAGCTAGATTTGGACAATTGCCGAAGCAAGGGTGCGTATTCAGAGGATGCCGCCTATGAGGGGGTCTTTTCGTAGAAACTGCTCGACTGTCTACTACTCCTACTGGAAGCTCTCTACTCTAGCTTACAAAAGGTCCTAGCACCAAAATTCGAGTTGCCTCATTCAATTGCTTACAATAAATATGAGCGTAAGGGTCCCGGCGGCGTCTGGTAGGCGACCGTTAAACTCGTCCGAAAAACACAGGGTTGTACGGAAACTCGGTTTTTACATGCGATACCGCGAATGGAATCTTTCTGCCAATGGAACGGAGCGTTTGGCGAGATGACCAACAAACGCGACAGTGAAAGCACCGCGAACGAATACTCTCGCTGCGGTAGTCTTCCCCGTTCTAGTCTTTACTGGGCAAGCACCCTTGAGCCAGTAATTCGAATCCGTCAATCACTGCCTAGGCTGAGGGCGAACTTCTTTCACGCCTCGTTTACAGTGGGATAGCAAACGAAGATGTGGCCTCCGTGTGCACAAAAACATGTGGCTACAAACAGCCTCGGCTCGGCACGATATAACTGTCGTTGGTTGCTAATCAGCCTGTGTATTATGTGGATGACCACGGACATCGGCGCTCAACAAGATAACGACGAGATGATTCAGGTTGTTTCTCCAATTGTCAATCGAAAGCTCGAGACTTCGGTGGTCGCTGACGGATGGCCTTCGACACCACAAAATGTGCTGTGCGAAGCGTACGCCTACCACGAACGCAATCCTCTTTCCGCCAGATCGTTCTTGTCGAATCTAGTACAGCTTATCGGAAGTACAGAAA
It includes:
- a CDS encoding predicted protein codes for the protein MQAEGENSSSSRVSKATKLFAVALVGSALLVASVLQLEENQHAAETRQLRQKPKSGFRVGGLKGVKNSRSLQTNTGTIDLDAGGSGTGEVGINAQAPVGGNGGAKGTSKSGGTLVANGSAAAIDGRAKGMFAGGADLLAETENTGTVEGSTKGYGSGVGEFAGQFGDSTPAPNAATAVPEPYASIEGGGNVKTNIAGVGAGSPDSTGNSTIQGNGSGSGFAAGVGTINNSTEPTGTVLAYGYMTSAGSMGGEATVYGPDANGTSFNTTFAGATDNEFSGGAGNGYVPEAEEAAP
- a CDS encoding predicted protein — translated: MVLTAPYSPSPRSGDAATGSMPNGGSIIASRPSNFATGSNVVENTYIARLIIKMNECLLKLGQDIEDDSVIEQVERMSTLIYESMSTSGRNYHSVQHVFDVSRNLEDPIATLAALFHDCIYHQVDGGLSKLQVQKLEGVVHWHESVHAVRTDKTPGSIYYTSESVKQSIFHPHTSDPLLGMVEVIFGYHEIQEMNNLNGVNEFLSTVLALRELTNLLNTVQLAQIAVCIEATIPFRPLHSETGQSPMELLYERLTQVNDTYQLGLSKVELVESIQRAVRVANRDCENFGSPDCQWFLDNTWSILPECNKSLRSHSLYTVGEFQCALYSMYGFFSFLQPSLIFQQFRGVPSPEEYQLLVDQATRNLQVGRQYVGAKLVSLSVVAAFAELTGGDAPISLFIGDLPSRHSDPVDGSWIEIVSSEFIDDERKASDCDPDVYTLLAQGRRTEASFDVRQSPLAAGFYGRLGDRGLVEILQAFDLFPMTVDTARALLSRLPRGLIMKLANKMAKVAVPRATRIQQVIDELSTESS
- a CDS encoding predicted protein; the encoded protein is MKEKELLLIPEPGQKPAFLATIRVVDPSPAVVNLWNAIASDKIVLEGYTRDGWAWKPSPTLTNLTVESTDGRKKVRGFAEHLKERQKSAYGRFGTTGVWVVSYIQKKTDNDSRMDCRVSLDFTKVPHCSLKLRSLAVPPSKNEPPAKPIEARPAGKKSGFLGKLVGAQQRTNHHVAMASTARKSASPSLSSNSAHAGSIGESAATKTAQKVLAEFRQACQDKMLDFDLAAEEKLEVPVTLATYTAGLSFEDKAKVTMEILKYMVYEAAEEVNEEWIAYKEPGGFMDEATFAIYKEGAAPPEVLEELNKGELPDEVIGQQRAMQDERVRQANQAEQRHKTQLELAAHRQTDEEENDDFAALNSNKRDRRTIEDYEREKRQRMK